TCGTCTCCCCGACGCGGCAACGCGATCGAATGTAAGGCCGCGAACCCTCCACATCGTCATGGCCGGGCATAGCCGTCCGAAGGACGGCGTCGCTTCGCTCGCCTATGTCCCGGCCATCCACGCTTTGCGCAAGAAGAACGTGGATGCCCGGGACAAGCCCGGGCATGACGACCGACGATGGGTCCGAGCGCAGAAGAGCTACGCGAACCGCTCCGCCGCCCATGCATAGAGGCTGCCGGGTACCGCCGGCTGCTTGCTGCGTCCCTTGCCCGAGATGTGCAGGCCGATCACGTCGGGGTCGGTGACGATGCCGAGATAGCTCGACGGCTCGAAGAACAGTTTTGGCTCGGAATGCACCGCGTAGAACGATTTCTTCGGCAACGCCTTTTGAAGATCGCCCGAACGCTTGGCGAGGATGGTGAGTGCCGGCGGCCCGTAGATGGCGATGCGCAGGTCGGACAGGCGCTGCGAGCCGCCGCTCAGCCGTCGCATCGCAAAGCTCAGGCGATGGCTGAGCGAGAGCCATTCCGGCGTGAGCTCCTCCTGCTCCATCAGCGCCTCGAAGGCGCGAACGATCTGGTGTCCGCGCGGCAGATAGAGCACGGAGTTGCCGAGCCGGCGCGATCGCTCCCAGGCGAAGTAGGGCTTTGCCGGATCGATCTCGACAGGCCTCAGCAGCACCACGTCGGCATCGAGCCAGAGCCCGAGGCCCATCGCCATCAGCTTCATGCGGAAGAAGTCGCTGAACTGGAGCGTGGTCCAGTCGCGCCAGCTGCCGTCCGGCTGCGGCGGCCGCAGGCGTTCGGAGAACGCGTGCGGCAGCACCGCCTCGGCATCGGCGTTCGCAACGCCCGCGGGCAGGCCGGGAATGGGGTCGAAGCTGTAGAGCGTGACCTTGTGCCCAGCGGCCAGCTGCGAGCGCAGACAGGTCTGGCGCAGCGCATCCATCGGGCCGTGCCAGAAGGTGACGATGTCGGGTAGCATCAGGGAAAAGCTATAGGCGATATCGAGGGCAAAGAAAAAGCCCCGGCGCGTCAGGCGCCGGGGCTCGAATGGGATGTCGATCTCAGGCCCAGGCGCGTTCGCGCTTGAGCTTGTCCTCGTAGCTGTCGATCGAGGCCTTCTTCTCCATGGTGAGACCGATGTCGTCGAGGCCGTTGATCAGGCAGTGCTTGCGGAACGGGTCGATCTCGAACTTGACCTTGCCGCCGTCCGGACCGCGGATCTCCTGGTTCGGCAGGTCGATCGTCAGCGTCGCGTTGGCGCCGCGCTCGGCGTCGTCGAACAGCTTGTCGAGGTCTTCCTGCGAGACGCGGATCGGCAGAATGCCGTTCTTGAAGCAGTTGTTGTAGAAGATGTCGCCGAACGAGGTCGAGATCACGCAGCGGATGCCGAAGTCGAGCAGCGCCCAGGGCGCGTGCTCGCGGCTCGAGCCGCAGCCGAAATTGTCGCCGGCGACCAGCACCTTCGTGTTGCGATAGGCGGGCTGGTTGAGGACGAAATCCGGGTTCTCGCTGCCGTCGTCCTTGTAGCGCTGCTCCGAGAAGAGCCCCTTGCCAAGGCCGGTGCGCTTGATGGTCTTCAGGTACTGCTTCGGAATGATCATGTCGGTGTCGACATTGATGATCTTCAGCGGCGCCGCGACGCCTTCCAGCGTGGTGAACTTGTCCATGGTTGCGCTTTCCCGGGTGGTTCTGGGGGAACCGGTATTTATCGCGATCGGGGCCAAAATCCTAGGCCGATTTCGGCAGATCTAGTCTGCTTTGGCCTCAATTGCCGCCATATCGTCGTCCGAGAGGCCGAAATGGTGGCCGATCTCGTGGATCAGGACGTGGCGGACGATGTGGCCGAGGCTTTCGTCGTGCTCGGCCCAGTAATCCAGGATCGGCCGGCGGTAGAGCCAGACCATGTTGGGCAGCCGCGCGACATCGCCAAAACTCTGCTGCGGCAGGCCGACGCCCTGGAACAGGCCGAGCAGGTCGAACTCGCTCTCGCATTCCATCTCGTCGAGGACCTCGTCGGTCGGGAAGTCGTCGACGCGAAGAATCACGCCCTCGCAGAGCTTAAGAAACTCCGCCGGCAGGCGCTCGAATACGTCATGAGCCATCGCTTCCATCTCGGCCAGCGAGGGCGCTTTCAATTCCGTCCACATGCGCTTCTCTTAGCGCGGGTTCCGCGGCGATGCATCCGGCTTTATAGGTGGGGCGTTGACGCCGCGCGCGAAAACGAGGAGCGTACGGCGCTTCAAGGGGTTGGCAGAGGTCGGTGGTGGTATGATGCGGGCGGGAACAGCGATACCGGTTCTACTGTGCATGGGGTTGTTTTCGACTATTTTTGACGGCGCTCAAAGCCAGGTCCAGGCGCAGACGGCCGGCCCCGAGATCCGGCTGGCCCAGGCGGCCTCGCCCGACGACGTCCCCCCGCCGCGCAGGCGGCCTCCGGCGCGCTTGCGCGTCACGCCCTATTACAGCCCCGACGGCGTCTATCCGCGCTACAACCCCGGTCCCGATGCGGTCCGTGAATGCAACGTTGCCTATGTGCAGGAGCACAGGCCCAGCGGCACCGTGATCACGCCGCATATGAGCTGCTACTGGCGGCGGGGCTGACGGGCCGGTTCAACGGGCAGCGCGGAGGCCTCGTGAGGGTGGTCATGGCGAGATGGATTGCACTAGCCTCCGTTGCCGTCGCGCTTGCCACCGGCCTGCCCCGTGCGCCCGCAGCACATAGGGTGACGATCCCCGAGGCCTCGGCGGGGATCGCGGTTTTCAATGCGCGACACGCGCGAACCCGTGAGATTGTGAGGCCTGCCGTGCGCCGTGATCCTCGCTATTACGCGCGGCCGGTTTACTACCGTCCCTATCCCTACGCCGTGCCTGCTCCCTTCGTGCTCGGCTACGGGCCGTTCTGGTGATCCGCTAACCGGACGGCGCAAATCCCTTGACCAGCAGCACCGTCGCCTGTGCGCCCGCCTTGCGATCGCGCGAGATGTCTTCGTACTCGGGTGAATTCGAGAAGGCGAGAAACGCAGCTTCGTCGGGAAACGACATCATGACGAGCTTGTCGTGCGGCCATGTGCCTTCGAGCACGCGCGGATGTTCATCGGCGGCGAGCAGGCGTCCGTTGTACTTCCTGAACACGTCGAAGAACCGCGCCTGATAGCGTTCGTAGGCTGCGCGGTCCGTCATCTTCAATTGCGCAATCGCATAGACAGTCATCTCGAATCCTCACCTCGCGGCCCTGCGTCGCAGCGCGTTGCCAGCAACGTCGTTCATTCACGGGGCGTTCACGTCGCTGTCCCTAACTTAATCTTGGGAGCGACTGCAAATGAACAGGGATGACTCGGGCCGGTCACGAGCGTCGCAACTCCGCTGTTCAGTTTCAGGGAGAAGTCCATGCTGAGGAGTTTGGGTCTCAGGGCAAGCCCGATGCGCTTGCTCGGGATCGCGGCGGCTGCGACGTTGATGCTGTCGACCGGCACTGCGCGACGTGCTGAAGCGCTGACCTTGATCAATCCGGCGACGTCACCCGCGACGAAAGCTGCGACCGACGACCTCGTCACGCAGGTTCGCCACGGCGGTGGTGGCGGACATGGCGGTGGCTCCCACGGCGGAGGTTTTCACGGCGGTGGCGGCTTCCACGGTGGCGGCGGACATTTCGGCGGCTTTCGCGGCGGTGGCTTCCATGGTGGCGGTTTCCATGGTGGCGGCTTCCGCGCCGCGCCGGCGTTTCACGGCGGTGGCTATCGCTACGGCGGATTCCACCGCTACGGCGGCTTTCATCGCTACGGCATCTATCGCCCGCATTACGGCTATCGCCACTTCCACCGGCGCTATTATTACGGCGGCTACTATCCCTACTACCACTATCCGCGCCGCTGCCGGATCATCTGGACCTATTACGGCCCGCGCCGCATCTGCCGCTGGCATCGCTGGCACTATCCGTATCGCTATTGGTGATGTGATCGGAGTCGTCATGCCCGGGCTTGTCCCGGGCATCCACGATCTTTCTATGCACGCCTAAGAACGTGGATGGCCGGGACAAGCCCGGCCATGACGGAGAAACTCGCTAGAGCCAGTCCTTCAGCTTCCACGACGAAGCCTTCCAGCGCATCAAATTCTCGACCTTCCACTGCCGAAACATCGCCGGCGGCCAGCGGCTGAGCTTCGAGGTCTCCTCGACCTCCGGCTTGGCGACGATGCGCAACGGCGTGGCGCGCCGGCGGTGCTGGCGCGTCGCCTCGCTGATCAGATCGACATATTCAGGCTTGTTGGCCATCAGAAGTGTCCTCGCGAGATCGTCGCGAGGACACTGTCGGCGCTGCCGATTAACGGCGGTTTGCCGGGTTAGCTCAAATTGCAGGGATGGCTTAGCGCCAGTCCCTGACGTCGACGAAGTGACCCGCGATCGCCGCTGCGGCGGCCATCGCCGGCGACACCAGATGGGTACGGCCCTTGAAGCCCTGGCGGCCTTCAAAGTTGCGGTTCGAGGTCGAGGCGCAGCGCTCTTCCGGCTTCAGCTTGTCCGGGTTCATCGCAAGGCACATCGAGCAACCGGGCTCGCGCCATTCGAAGCCGGCCTTGATGAAGATCTTGTCGAGACCCTCAGCCTCCGCCTGCTCCTTCACGATGCCGGAGCCCGGCACCACCATGGCGTTGACGTTGGCCGAAACGGTCTTGCCTTCCGCGATCTTGGCGGCGGCGCGCAGGTCCTCGATGCGGCCATTGGTGCAGGAGCCGATGAAGACGCGGTCGAGCTTGATGTCGGTGATCTTGGTGCCGGCGGTCAGGCCCATGTACTTCAAGGCGCGGTGCTTGGAGAGACGCTTGGCCTCATCCGCGATCTTGTCGGGATCGGGCACGATGCCGGTCACCGAGATCACGTCCTCAGGGCTGGTGCCCCAGGTCACGATCGGCGGCAGTTTTGCCGCATCGAGGCGCAGCTCGTGGTCGAAATGCGCGCCTTCGTCGGAGCGCAAGCCCTCCCAATAGCGCATCGCCGCGTCCCAGGCCGCGCCCTTCGGCGACTTCGGCCGGTCGCGCAGGAAATCGTAGGCCTTCTGGTCGGGCGCAACGAGGCCGGCGCGGGCGCCGCCTTCGATCGACATGTTGCAGACCGTCATGCGGCCTTCCATCGACAGCGAACGGATCGCATCGCCGGCGTATTCCAGCACATAGCCGGTGCCGCCCGCGGTGCCGATCTCGCCGATGATGGCCAAGATAATATCCTTGCCGGTCACGCCGTTGGGCAATTTGCCGTCGACGGTGACGCGCATGTTCTTGGCCTTCTTCTGGATCAGTGTCTGCGTCGCCAGCACGTGCTCGACCTCCGAGGTGCCGATGCCGTGCGCGAGCGCGCCGAACGCGCCATGCGTCGAGGTGTGGCTGTCACCGCAGACGATGGTGGTGCCGGGCAGAGTAAAGCCCTGCTCGGGGCCGATGACGTGGACGATGCCCTGGCGCTTGTCGAACTCGTTGTAATATTCGATGCCGAATTCCTTGGCGTTCTCGGCGAGCGCCTTGATCTGCTCGATGCTTTCAGGATCGGGATTGGGCTTGGTGCGGTCAGTGGTCGGCACGTTGTGATCGACGACCGCGAGCGTCTTCTCGGGCGCGTGGACCTTGCGCCCCGTGGCGCGCAGGCCTTCGAACGCCTGCGGCGAGGTCACCTCGTGCACCAGGTGGCGGTCGATATAGAGCAGGCAGGTGCCGTCGTCGGCTTCGTGCACCAGATGGTCGCTCCAGATCTTGTCGTACAGAGTGGTCGGCTTGGACATGAGCTTAAGCTCCGAAGGAATGTGTGTAAGCGATGAGCGCGGCGAGCGCGCGGGCAACCAAATCGTCAGCGCAGCTTTTAGGCTGCGCGCGTAAGCTCTGACGTTGCCGAGGTCGCGAAGCGTCCGAAGAACCGGCCAGGCAGCCGCGAGCGATCGTCGATGACGATGCGTTGGGGGCTTACGAAGCTGGTCAGATCTGGAAACATTCTAGGAATATATAGCAGGCCGATTTGGAAGCGCGAGGGCTTTGACGCGCACGGCTGACGCAACAAAAAAGCGCGGAGCCGAGCCCCGCGCTTTTGAAAAGCTTGCCTGGTGGCGAAAGCTTACTCGCCGACGGCGGCCTGACGGTCCTGCTTCTCGACGATGCGGGCCGACTTGCCGCGGAGGTTGCGGAGGTAATAGAGCTTGGCGCGACGCACCTTGCCGCGGCGCACCACCTTGATCGAGTCGATCATCGGGGAGAGCAGCGGGAATACGCGCTCGACGCCCTCGCCGTAGGAGATCTTGCGGACGGTGAAGCTCTCGTTGAGGCCACCGCCGGAACGGCCGATGCAGACGCCTTCATAGGCCTGCACGCGGGTGCGGTCGCCTTCGACGACCTTCACGTTGACGATCACGGTGTCGCCGGGGGCAAATTCCGGGATCTCCTTGGTGGCGGAGAGCTTCTCGAACTGCTCTTTTTCAAGCTGTTGGATCAGGTTCATGGGGTAATCTCCATCGGCGCGCCCAGCCGCAGATCGGGGGCTGCGCGAAATTCGTCTATCCAGCTATTGCGGATTTGGCCGCTCCTATAAGGCAAGCCGGAGCGTTTGTCACCCGTCTGTCTTGTTTTTTGGCGTTTTTTGGCGACGGGGCCGATTCGGGGGCTTGGGCGGGATTTGGGCCCATAAATCCGGCCGCCGGGCCTCTGTCAGGGCCTCTGACTGCGCCCGCCGCCAGCCAGCGACCTTGGCGTGGTCGCCGGAGGTGAGGATGTCGGGGATCGGAACCCCCTCGAACAGCTGCGGCCGGGTATATTGGGGGTATTCGAGCAGGCCGTCCGAGAAGCTTTCCTCGGTTCCCGAGGCTTCCTTGCCCATCACGCCCGGCAGCAGCCGGACGCAGGCATCGATCAGGGCTAAAGCCGCGATTTCGCCCCCTGAGAGCACGTAATCGCCGATCGAGACCTCCTCCAAGCCCCGCCCGTCAATCACCCGCTGGTCGATCCCCTCGAACCGGCCGCAGACGATCAGCGGGCCGGGGCCCCGCGCGAGCTCTTTCACGCGGCCCTGGGTCAGTGGCCGACCGCGCGGGCTCATCAGCAGGCGCGGCCGATCCGGAGCGATCTCGACGGCATCGATCGCCGCCGCCAGAACATCCGCCCGCAGCACCATGCCCGGCCCGCCGCCGGCCGGCGTGTCATCGACGCTGCGATGGCGGTCGGTCGCAGAGGCCCTTATGTCCCGCGCCTCGATCTCCCACAGCCCGCCAGCCAGCGCCCGGCCGGCCAGGCTCACGCCGAGCGGCCCCGGAAACATCTCCGGAAACAGCGTCAGCACCGTCGCGCGCCAGGGTGAGGGGGTTGTCATGGTCTCTCAACTCTCGTCGTCCCGGGGCGCGCGAAGCGCGAGCCCGGGACCCATAACCACCGCACTTCGTTTTGCGATGATCGGGGCCATCAGCTTAGCCAAAACCACGGCCTGTGGTTATGGGTCCCCGCTTTCGCGGGGACGACTCGCGGAGGGATCGTTACCTTCGTCCTCGCCCTCGACCTCCTGCGGCAGCGCGATCACGACGCGGCCGCCTTTGAGGTCGACCTCCGGCACCACGGCATTCGAGAACGGCAGCAGCATCGTCGGCCCCTTGAGCGGCGCGATCTCGATGATGTCGCCGGCGCCGAAATTATGGATCGCGAGCACGCGGCCGAGCGCGTCGCCGTCGGTGGTGACGGCGGCGAGCCCGATCAGATCGGTGTGGTAATATTCGTCCTCGTCCGTCGCGGGCAGTTTCGCGCGCGCAACGTAGAGCTCGATGCCGTTGAGCCGCTCGGCTTCATCGCGGGTCGTGACGCCCTTGAACGTCGCGACCAGATGGTCTTTCGCCTCGCGCGCCGTTGCGACCTCGAACTGGCGCTTGCCGTCCTTGGCGAGAAGCGGACCGTAGCGGCGCACGGCAAACGGATCTTCGGTGAAGGTCCATAGTTTGACCGCACCGCGCACACCATGCGCGGCGCCGATCCGCGCGACGCAGACCAGCGCCGACATGATCTGGCCTTAGGCCTTCGCGGCGGCTTCGGCCTGCGCCTTGCGCTCCTTGCGCGGCACGGCCTTCTCGGGGTTGTTGCGCGCTTCGCGCTTCTTGACGC
This is a stretch of genomic DNA from Bradyrhizobium sp. CB2312. It encodes these proteins:
- the leuD gene encoding 3-isopropylmalate dehydratase small subunit, with the protein product MDKFTTLEGVAAPLKIINVDTDMIIPKQYLKTIKRTGLGKGLFSEQRYKDDGSENPDFVLNQPAYRNTKVLVAGDNFGCGSSREHAPWALLDFGIRCVISTSFGDIFYNNCFKNGILPIRVSQEDLDKLFDDAERGANATLTIDLPNQEIRGPDGGKVKFEIDPFRKHCLINGLDDIGLTMEKKASIDSYEDKLKRERAWA
- a CDS encoding metallopeptidase family protein, which translates into the protein MWTELKAPSLAEMEAMAHDVFERLPAEFLKLCEGVILRVDDFPTDEVLDEMECESEFDLLGLFQGVGLPQQSFGDVARLPNMVWLYRRPILDYWAEHDESLGHIVRHVLIHEIGHHFGLSDDDMAAIEAKAD
- a CDS encoding DUF1330 domain-containing protein; translated protein: MTVYAIAQLKMTDRAAYERYQARFFDVFRKYNGRLLAADEHPRVLEGTWPHDKLVMMSFPDEAAFLAFSNSPEYEDISRDRKAGAQATVLLVKGFAPSG
- the leuC gene encoding 3-isopropylmalate dehydratase large subunit, which translates into the protein MSKPTTLYDKIWSDHLVHEADDGTCLLYIDRHLVHEVTSPQAFEGLRATGRKVHAPEKTLAVVDHNVPTTDRTKPNPDPESIEQIKALAENAKEFGIEYYNEFDKRQGIVHVIGPEQGFTLPGTTIVCGDSHTSTHGAFGALAHGIGTSEVEHVLATQTLIQKKAKNMRVTVDGKLPNGVTGKDIILAIIGEIGTAGGTGYVLEYAGDAIRSLSMEGRMTVCNMSIEGGARAGLVAPDQKAYDFLRDRPKSPKGAAWDAAMRYWEGLRSDEGAHFDHELRLDAAKLPPIVTWGTSPEDVISVTGIVPDPDKIADEAKRLSKHRALKYMGLTAGTKITDIKLDRVFIGSCTNGRIEDLRAAAKIAEGKTVSANVNAMVVPGSGIVKEQAEAEGLDKIFIKAGFEWREPGCSMCLAMNPDKLKPEERCASTSNRNFEGRQGFKGRTHLVSPAMAAAAAIAGHFVDVRDWR
- the rplS gene encoding 50S ribosomal protein L19 is translated as MNLIQQLEKEQFEKLSATKEIPEFAPGDTVIVNVKVVEGDRTRVQAYEGVCIGRSGGGLNESFTVRKISYGEGVERVFPLLSPMIDSIKVVRRGKVRRAKLYYLRNLRGKSARIVEKQDRQAAVGE
- the trmD gene encoding tRNA (guanosine(37)-N1)-methyltransferase TrmD — translated: MTTPSPWRATVLTLFPEMFPGPLGVSLAGRALAGGLWEIEARDIRASATDRHRSVDDTPAGGGPGMVLRADVLAAAIDAVEIAPDRPRLLMSPRGRPLTQGRVKELARGPGPLIVCGRFEGIDQRVIDGRGLEEVSIGDYVLSGGEIAALALIDACVRLLPGVMGKEASGTEESFSDGLLEYPQYTRPQLFEGVPIPDILTSGDHAKVAGWRRAQSEALTEARRPDLWAQIPPKPPNRPRRQKTPKNKTDG
- the rimM gene encoding ribosome maturation factor RimM (Essential for efficient processing of 16S rRNA) — its product is MSALVCVARIGAAHGVRGAVKLWTFTEDPFAVRRYGPLLAKDGKRQFEVATAREAKDHLVATFKGVTTRDEAERLNGIELYVARAKLPATDEDEYYHTDLIGLAAVTTDGDALGRVLAIHNFGAGDIIEIAPLKGPTMLLPFSNAVVPEVDLKGGRVVIALPQEVEGEDEGNDPSASRPRESGDP